A window of Candidatus Nealsonbacteria bacterium genomic DNA:
ACGAATTAAACCACAAGGTAAAATTCCAACAAATATGCATAATCAAAATGGCTTCTAATTCTTTCTGGGTAATAACTCCTTTCAATAAAAGAGGGCCATAACTCTTAATGCCCAGAATATTAGCATAAAGCTCATCAAGTATTGGAAAAAACCTTCCTAATCTTTTCTCGGCATCTCGATATCGTATTAAAGAATGACAAATCTCGTGACTAAGGATACATCTTAAAGATCCTTTGTGAAGAAGATCTTTAGAATAAGATTTCTGGAAATTTTTGCCAAAAACTGTCTTAAAAATTGGGAAATGTCTGTTCTTAAACTTTAAGTCTAAAGAACCATCAAATATACTAAGGTTTGATCCGTATTTTTCCATCAAATCAACGCTATTAGGAAGATTGGTTCCAATAAACAGAAAATCAGCAATTAAGCCAGAGAAAATAGCCGTTTTATCAACCCTTATCCCTACCTTAGAAATATCGACTTTTTCTGATCCAGCTAAAATTTTTCTTCGACCAGTTAGAATTATATTTTTAGATTTCTCAGCCTCTTTAGTTCGCTTTTCATCTAAAATCCCCACCCAAGCCTGATAAGCGCATTTTGTAAAAAAAAGTTTGTCTAGATAACGTTCAAGGGGACCTATAACAAAACTCAATTTAAATGGCTCTGCTTTAAGCCAAAAAATCTCACTCTCTTCATATTTTCCATTAAGCAAAGAATGAGCCCGGCTTATAAGATATTGAGAAAAATTATAGTCATCTGAAAGGCCGGCGGCATCGATCAAAAGTTTAGCAATCGGTTTTAATTCTTTTCTAAACTTCATGTGATAAGGAATAGCTATCAGTTTCCCAGATTTATTCCTTTCTACAAAAGTATAAGGACTCAAAATGGCGGGATCTTTCTTGGCAGCTTTCTTAATCTCCCCAACCTTAGCATCGTGAGGATAAAAATTAGCTCCCAAATATTTATTATTCTTCTGTTTTAAATAAAGAGGAGCTATAAGTTCAGCCGTCTTAACTAATTTCTGAAAAAGAGCTTTCTCTTTTCGAGAAAGTTCTTTTGTGCTAATTTTGAATTTTTTAATACTCTTCATAATTTTTTATGATATAGTCGGATTTTGATAATTATTATTTATTGTAGATTATATTTTATTTTTAATATTTTACAGGAATGATTAACAATCGGGGTAACTATTTTTGTGGTTTCCCCTACTCTTTTCCCCATCAGGGCTTTCCCTACCGGTGATTCATCAGAAATTCTGTTATTTGACGCATCAGCCTCCAGGCTTCCAACAAGGGTAAATTCTTCTATTTGACCATTGAGTTCAATTAAAATTGTTGCCCCAAGATTAACAATATCTCTTTTCGCTTTTGGTGGAGACTTTATTAGTTGATAGTTCTTGAAGATATTATTCAATTCAATCAACCTGGTTTCAAGAAAAGCTATATCTTCTTGAAAAGAAAGATATTCAGGATTTAAATCTTCTGAATGCCAAACCTTGGGAGATTCTCCTCGAATCATAAGAGATTTCATCTTTCTTAGATGTTGATACTCTGCTTTTAATTTTATTGATCCTTCTTTGGTTAGATAGAAATTTTTTTCTTCTGGCATTAATTGTAGCTTAAATTTATTTTTTATCTGCCGAAATGTTTTAAAAACAAAGGCTAGGATAGTTTCATTAATCTTAATCTCTAAGATGATCTTGTCAAGGTTGGTTGATATTTCGAATGAAAATTAACCTTTACTCCTGTCTTCTAATGGCTTTGCCGCAACCCTATATAATATAATCGTAGAGAATATTGTCAATACAACCTGTGGATAATCTGTGTAATAAGGGTAGTTCATTTTTTTACTCTTATTTTGCTCGAAATTTAACCTGAAAAACAAAAATTACCCTAATATAGGGTAATCAGAAAAAGAAAGGATTCTTGTTTTTATCCCCTTTTTAAAATCTTTTCATAAGTTCTTTCAGTTCTTTCCTTATCCTCAGTCTCTGAAAAAAGCTAAGCCTGTCAATGAATAATCTTCCATCTAAATGATCAATCTCGTGTTGGAACACTCGAGCTTGAAGACCCTGAGCTGAAATTTGAACTTCCAATCCTACTTTATCTCGAGCGCTAATTTCAACTTCTTTTGCTCTCTTTATTTTTAACCGAAGGCCGGGAAAGCTTAAACAACCCTCTTCTGTAATCTCGGTTTTCTTACTTCTTTTTATAATTTTCGGATTAATAAGCTCGAGAGGGTCTTTTTCGGTTTGAATAATAATTATCCTTTTTAATTGCCCCACCTGGGTCGCAGCCAATCCTACTCCCTCATTCTTTATCATCGTCTCTACCATATCTTTTTTAAGCTTCTCAATCTCGTCAGTTATCTTCTCAACCGGTTGAGCTTTCTTACGTAAAATTGGGTCAGGATATTTTTTAATTTCTAAAATAGCCATTTTAAAATTAGTATTATAGTCTAGTTCACACTGAGCGAAGTTCCACGAAGTCGAAGTGCAGGCCCGCCAGGACTCGAACCTGGAACCAACGGTTTTGGAGACCGTCATTCTACCAATTGAACTACGGGCCTATCAATAATTATTTCT
This region includes:
- the def gene encoding peptide deformylase: MAILEIKKYPDPILRKKAQPVEKITDEIEKLKKDMVETMIKNEGVGLAATQVGQLKRIIIIQTEKDPLELINPKIIKRSKKTEITEEGCLSFPGLRLKIKRAKEVEISARDKVGLEVQISAQGLQARVFQHEIDHLDGRLFIDRLSFFQRLRIRKELKELMKRF